The DNA sequence CCGCCCTCCTCACCGTCGGCGCCATACGAAATAATGTCGAAGTCTCCGTGTTCGCCCGGGCTGAGATAAACATATTCATTGCCCCAGGGATCCTTGGGAACTTTAGGAATGTAGCCCTTTTCTGGGTAATGCTGCGGCATCTTGCCTATGGAGGGCTTTTCCACCAGG is a window from the Deltaproteobacteria bacterium genome containing:
- a CDS encoding type II secretion system protein GspG → LVEKPSIGKMPQHYPEKGYIPKVPKDPWGNEYVYLSPGEHGDFDIISYGADGEEGGEGKDADVRSWEIE